A single Brassica rapa cultivar Chiifu-401-42 chromosome A04, CAAS_Brap_v3.01, whole genome shotgun sequence DNA region contains:
- the LOC103866277 gene encoding transcription factor CPC, with protein MDRRRRKQSKAKASCSEEVSSIEWETVKMSEEEEDLISRMYKLVGDRWELIAGRIPGRTPEEIERYWLMKHGFVFASKRREFVRK; from the exons ATGGATAGACGTCGCAGGAAACAGAGCAAGGCCAAAGCGTCATGTTCCGAAG AAGTGAGTAGCATCGAGTGGGAAACTGTGAAGATgtcggaggaagaagaagatctcaTTTCTCGTATGTATAAACTCGTTGGAGACAG GTGGGAATTGATAGCCGGAAGGATACCGGGACGGACACCGGAAGAAATTGAAAGATATTGGCTTATGAAACACGGATTCGTTTTTGCCAGCAAACGAAGAGAATTTGTTAGGAAATGA
- the LOC103866278 gene encoding putative RING-H2 finger protein ATL21B, whose translation MISSKHLFPLGFFLIFLFPLRHASKKCSSSFYIPHRCGPLEAPIRFPLCDHAGFNLHCTDLNKTVLELPMSGTFLVRNIDYYKQQIYISDPENCLAKRLLTFNMSGSPFSSRFSIFYTFFSCPNDVVLPFSYRSIPCLSNSTSSFYVTTNYAFVEIMFPSCQIVKRLHVPSPFGEIEFLSYVGNESLMLEWLSPNCRSCEMEYLRCGFKKKSSLEVKCFGSKEPGHLSSGVLTVIISFSIIGAVTLFGTCIAIRVYNSPRRGHSAIAAAATVWQQPREVMAAVRGLDQSTIETYKKVELGQSRRLPGTNGIICPICLSEYASKETIRFMPECDHCFHVECIDVWLKIHGSCPLCRNSRK comes from the exons ATGATATCCTCAAAACACCTATTCCCTTTAGGTTTCTTCCTTATCTTCCTCTTCCCTCTCCGACACGCCTCTAAAAAATGTTCATCTTCTTTTTATATACCACATAGATGCGGACCCTTAGAAGCCCCCATCCGTTTCCCTTTATGTGACCATGCAGGATTCAATCTCCACTGCACCGATCTCAATAAGACCGTCCTAGAACTTCCAATGTCTGGAACATTTCTTGTCCGTAATATCGACTATTACAAGCAACAAATTTATATCAGTGACCCCGAAAACTGTTTGGCTAAACGGCTTTTAACGTTCAACATGTCAGGATCTCCTTTCTCTAGTCGCTTCAGTATCTTCTACACGTTCTTTTCTTGTCCTAATGATGTCGTCTTGCCCTTTTCATATCGGTCCATTCCTTGCTTAAGCAATTCTACCTCATCCTTCTATGTCACGACTAATTATGCTTTTGTAGAGATTATGTTTCCTTCTTGTCAGATCGTGAAGAGATTACATGTCCCATCACCGTTTGGAGAAATAGAATTCTTGAGTTACGTCGGCAATGAAAGCCTCATGCTTGAATGGCTCTCACCAAATTGTAGAAGTTGTGAAATGGAATACTTGAGATGTGGGTTCAAGAAAAAGTCATCCCTCGAAGTCAAATGCTTTGGTTCTAAAGAACCCG GTCACTTGAGTAGTGGAGTGCTAACCGTAATTATAAGTTTCTCCATAATCGGAGCAGTCACCCTCTTTGGAACTTGTATTGCTATCCGCGTCTACAATTCCCCAAGACGAGGACATTCGGCTATTGCAGCAGCAGCAACGGTATGGCAGCAACCAAGAGAGGTTATGGCGGCGGTGAGGGGTCTTGACCAGTCTACAATAGAAACGTACAAGAAAGTTGAGTTGGGACAAAGTAGAAGGCTTCCAGGAACTAATGGTATTATATGTCCGATTTGTTTATCGGAATATGCGAGCAAAGAAACCATACGGTTCATGCCGGAGTGTGACCATTGCTTCCACGTGGAATGTATTGATGTGTGGCTCAAGATTCATGGTTCATGCCCTCTTTGTCGGAACTCGCGCAAGTGA
- the LOC103866279 gene encoding putative RING-H2 finger protein ATL21A, whose protein sequence is MTFSNQLFFVLFLIFPLLRASHPKDCSSSSCGLQDIHARFPFWLEPNQPDFCGHPGFDLHCTNSQNTALNLPKSGTFLVREIDYRSQHIRLYDPEACLARKLLTFDVSGSPFSALYLAKYTFLTCPNEVVKSSGFDSIPCLGNSTSSFLATTSLDIAKSMLPSCQIVKTLDVPVSRPVVTEKSRFSTNVNNQDLWLKWDSPSCSNCERNHLRCGFISNASLQVKCFPFEKSGHNNTGVQVLKIISLAIFGPIIIFATCIAIGVCTSDRFTSRRRRNVAIAAAQPNEVIVRAGLDESTIESYKKVELGESRRLPGVNDIVCPICLSEYASKETVRCIPECEHCFHIECIDAWLKLHGSCPLCRNSPSPVREAV, encoded by the exons ATGACTTTCTCAAACCAACTCTTCTTTGTCCTCTTCCTCATCTTTCCTCTCTTACGTGCTTCTCACCCAAAAGATTGTTCTTCTTCCTCATGTGGTCTTCAAGATATCCATGCCCGCTTCCCTTTCTGGCTAGAGCCGAACCAGCCTGACTTCTGTGGCCACCCAGGGTTCGATCTCCACTGCACCAATAGTCAAAACACAGCTCTCAACCTTCCCAAGTCCGGAACATTTCTTGTCCGAGAGATCGACTATAGAAGCCAGCATATTCGTCTCTATGACCCTGAGGCTTGCTTGGCAAGAAAGCTTCTGACCTTTGACGTTTCGGGTTCTCCTTTCTCTGCTCTTTACCTTGCCAAATACACGTTCTTGACCTGTCCTAATGAGGTTGTTAAGTCGTCCGGGTTTGACTCCATCCCATGTCTAGGCAACTCCACGAGCTCCTTCTTGGCTACAACTAGTTTAGATATCGCCAAATCTATGCTGCCTTCTTGTCAGATTGTCAAGACATTAGATGTTCCAGTTTCTCGACCGGTTGTTACTGAGAAATCAAGATTCTCAACTAATGTCAACAATCAAGATCTTTGGCTAAAATGGGATTCTCCAAGTTGTAGCAACTGTGAGAGAAATCATTTGAGATGTGGATTCATAAGCAATGCTTCTCTTCAAGTCAAATGCTTCCCTTTTGAAAAATCCG GGCATAACAACACGGGAGTACAAGTGCTTAAAATTATAAGCCTGGCCATTTTCGGACCGATCATAATCTTTGCTACTTGTATCGCTATCGGAGTTTGCACCTCCGATAGATTCACTTCCCGGAGACGACGGAACGTGGCTATCGCTGCAGCTCAACCAAACGAAGTTATAGTCAGGGCGGGTCTTGACGAGTCTACAATAGAATCTTACAAGAAAGTGGAGCTAGGAGAGAGTAGAAGATTACCTGGAGTTAATGATATTGTGTGTCCCATTTGTTTATCTGAGTATGCGAGCAAAGAGACCGTGCGGTGCATACCGGAATGTGAACATTGCTTCCACATTGAATGTATAGATGCGTGGCTTAAGCTTCATGGTTCGTGTCCTCTTTGTCGGAATTCGCCTTCTCCAGTGCGTGAAGCTGTCTGA